The nucleotide window AACCTATTCCAATGAAGCCCACAAGTTCGTTACTGCTATTTTCAACTATAGCGAAATTCACCATGCTGCTCTTGTTCTTTCTCAGCTCCTCCAAAATCTCGTCAAAATCCTTCTCAAAGTAAATGTTCATTGGACTGTTAACGAAGTTCTGTATATTCCTATCGTTTACCCAGATAAGCCATTTATCCTTATCTTTTTCTAAACTAACAGCTAGAGATACTTTTTCACCCTTTAAGATGATAGGTCTCACAATATCCCCTCCTTTAAGAACTCAATCCCCATATACCCTTTTCCCTCACTTTCGATCACACCAGCCGCAAAAAGTCTATCTCCATCTTGTTTAACAACCTGAATCCAGCCATTCTCCCAGAGCTCTTTTTTCCAAAGGAGTTCCCCCTCTTTACTTATTTTCACCAAAACCGCTCTTCCATGTAGTTCTCCTCCTACTAAAATTCCTCTTTTTACAGGCTCTAATACAATTGCAGCACCATTTTCAAAGCTCTTTTCCCAATTAATTTCATTCTTTTCGCCCAGTTTTGCAACGTAGAATTCCCCATCACGTTCGCCAGCTAAAAGGATTCCCTTCTCAGTGCTGACGACATCAAAGACCACCCCCATTAACAATGGTTTCCTCTTCTAGAACTTTACCCTCTTTATCAACTCGTGTGAGATGAATCTTCCAGCCATTCCTATTTTTGGAGCTTCCGATCAGCATAATACTATCATTCATCGACACAATGCCGCCAAAGACTGCATTTTCCCATTTGCCGTAGGTTTTAGTCCACAGCGGCTCACTGCTCTCGTTCGTCTTCATCAGGAAAAAGCTTCTTCCGCTACCGTCTGAGACTTTGCCACCCAAAAGAATGTCATCCTCAACCGGAACTATCGAATATACGCACTCGTTGCCTAGAATGCGGTACTTTCTCTCCCAGACTTTGCCACCATTCTCCTCTATCTTCGCCAGATAGGCTTTCCAGTTCTTTCCACCCGCTGGAGTGGTGTTCCCCTCGACGGCTCCACCTATGAGATAGCTATTGTTCACCTTAGATATAGAATGCCCTTCCCAGCCATTTTTGCCTCCATAGAACTTGACCCACTCGAGCTCCTCCTTCCCGTCTAGCTTAAGGAGTATGATTTTGTAGTGCTCATTTCTCACACTTCCGATGAGCATGGCACCCCCGTTGACAGCTACTCCGGCAGTAGGGACGGTCTCCTTTTCGAATTTGTAGGACCGCATGTCTCTCCCCAGAATTACAATGTAAAATAGTTTAAAAGCTTTTATTCATGAAGTGGGTGGTTCAAGGCACACATTCTCCCAGAGTTGTTTTTCCCGGAGGGTTTCGCCGGCAGTTTCTAGGGATGCAGTACTTTTATGTTTCATCTTCAGTTAGCCTTTTTGCTGCTCTCTAAAGAGTTCACGATACCTCTGGCACGACTGAAGCAACTCATTGTGCCGTCCTCTGCATGTCACCATGCCCCCGTCAAGCACCCATATCTCTTCCATTTCCCTGACGGTTGAAAGTCTATGAGAGATGACCACCACCGTCATATCCATCATCTTGAGCCTCTCTAGGATTTTTGCTTCAGTTTCCGAGTCTATGCCCGAAGTTGCCTCGTCTAGGATAAGTATTTTCGGTCTTCTAACCAATGCTCTTGCCAGAGCAATTCGTTGCTTCTGCCCGAGTGAAAGGTTCTTGCCGCCTTCTTCAATTAGAGTGTTCATATCAATGCCCCCAAGCTCAACGAGCTCAAGCAATTTTGCAATATCATTGTCATTAACGTTCATGCCCAGAGCAATGTTTTCCTTAACAGTCCCTGTAAAGAGATGGGGGGAAGAGGGTATATATATGAGAGAATTACCTAAAATGGAAGATGGATGACAGCCTCCTATGCTCACAGTGCCCTTTGTTGGGCTTAGTATTCCTGCAAGAAGCATGGCTAATGTTGTTTTTCCAACACCTGATGAACCTACAATTCCAAGTTTCTTTCCATAAGGTATTATAGCTGATATGCCCCTGAGCACTTCTTTCTCGTCATCAAAGGAAAAGTGAACGTCTTTAAGTGTAATATCGAAGGAGTATGGATTACATGCAGACCTTTCTGAGGATTCTCCTATTTCGAGTATTCCCCATATCCTGTTCAGAACTGGAATTGCCCTTTGATATGCGCTCCATAGAAACGCAAAGCGCTCTATGGGGTAGTAAACTTTTCCTAGATATGAGAAGACAGCAATGACGACGGAGAGTGGGGCCATTTCCTTCTTAACAAGCAGAAGGCCTGCAAGAAGTATGGTCAAAGGCAAGATAGTTGAGAGGTATGACTGGAGACCATAGTTTGCCGTTTGATAGAACGCCATCTTCTTTGTCGCCTCGACCCATTCATCGAGATTTTTGGATATCCTAGAGATGAGATACTCAAAGGCGTTCAGAGCTTTGGCATCCAGCCTGCCATCAAGTCCTTCCTTGAAAGCGGTAACTGTCTTTGAGTATTTTTCCCTCTCATTTGATGAAGCAATCTTCAATCTATGGACAAATGCCCTCATGGAGAAGCCATATATCGGCATTGTGATGAGTGTGAGTAATCCCAGATAAACGTTGAGCTTGAAGACGACAAAAACGGCCATAGCGAGAGAAAATCCCTCAATTATTACAGCAGGTATAAGAGACATTCCAAGTCTGCCTACTATTTCGGTATCTGATTGAATCCGCGAAAGGGCATCCCCAGGTTTTATGTTTTCTGCGTATAGGGTTGAGATAAAAAGCCTTCTCTTCAGCCATGCTGCAGCTTTGGTCTCGGCAAAGTTGCTTATGAAACCAGCATAGAGGTATATTACAGTAGAAAGTGTGTAAAGACCAAGTATAATCCCTATCTCCCTAAGTATCTGGGAAAGTGTTAACATTTCAAGCTCATCCAAGAGGTTCCTTAGGTAAAATGGAACCATGGCAGAAAGAATCGTTGATATAACTCCCAGTACAACGAGCAGGAGTATGTATTTCTTGTGTGCTCTCCCAATCTCCATGAGTTTTCGGAAGTTCTCACCCAACTATATTCCCCCCGAGGGTTTCTATGACTTTCTTCATATCCCTAGTAGCAACATTGTATAGTATGTGCTCAAATGCCCTCTCATAGGCCCTAGGATACTTAAGAACGTAGGTACCCTTCACTTTTTCTTTTAAATGGATTCTACAAAAATCACCAAGATTGCTAAACCAAGCGTCATGCAATTTCAGCTTTGACATAGTAAAATGTTCTGTTACCTTGGATATCCTCTCTTTTAAGAGTTTTGTGAAATCTTTGTCTCTTATATTTCCTAAATAAAATCGCCTGTCTAAGTACGTTTGATGGCATGGATACACATCTCCATCGTAAAATACAGTTATCCTCAGAGGCATCTCGGAACATATGTACGTTTTCACATGATATTCTGGATCGAGAATCTCCCTAAGGATTCTACATACGCCCATTTCTTTTATTGGTATACCCTCTTCCCATTTGTCAAACAGATAATCCACTAGTTCCTTCAAGAATTCCTCAATTTCCGCTTCTTTTAATGCATATTTATCCCTAATAATGTTATTTTGAAATTGCACTGGCGGAAGAACATACCCAACTATAAATGTCTTTGAATATTTACTCAAATGAGACAATATGTCACGTATGGAATATTTCTGAATGTAATTTCTGGCATATGTTACTTCCAATGCTAGTTTGATACTCCTCTCATTTAGCAGTTCTAGTCCTTTTATAATATCTGTGTATGTGCCTTTCCCATTTTTATACTTCCTATTCAGGTCGTTTACTACTTGGGGACCATCAACGCTGACCGTTACTTCAAAGTCATACTGGGTAAAAAAATCAGCAATTCGCCTATTAATTAACGTTCCGTTAGTTACAATACCATATCTGAACTTGTATCCATTGATATCAGCATATTCCACCAACTTCTCTATTGAATCGAAGTTTAATAATGGCTCGCCACCATAAAACTGAACAGTGTCCACTCCTAGTTCATTTGCTATGTCTAGGGCTCTTTTCCCTAGTTCTATTCTAAGTATACCTGGCTTTGTATATGTACCCTCACATGCGTAGCAATATGCGCATTTCATATTACAGGTTTGAGAGACCATTAAAACCATCATGTTTGGATTAATCTCTGCAGGCACTATTATCGGATTTACATTCTCACGTTTTGAATCTAATGTTTTTTGGATTTCCGATAGCATCTGCCTCTCACTTAATGTCAATGGAGCATTCCGTTTAATCTTGTTTATGACCTCAACCTCTTTAGAATCTAAAATTAATAATGTCTTGCTCAGGGGATCAAAGCCCATATACTTGTTTTTTATTTGAAACACCCTAGTTCCCATTAGATCGTTAGAGTTATAAGCACTTAAGTCTTTTGGTTGATTGGTGGTTGTTATGAACTTTCAGCAGGAAATCCTGATCATAAAATCCGAAATCTATCCGATAATCAGCAAACACTACCCGAAAAACACTCGCAGGGAAGTAATCAGCCTCTACGACCTGATAACCTTCGCAATACTAGCCCACCTGCACTTCGGAGGAGTTTACAAGCACGCTTACAGAGTCCTAATCGAAGAAATGAAGCTGTTCCCAAAAATCAGGTACAACAAACTAACAGAACGCTTGAACAGGCACGAAAAACTCCTGCTCCTAGCGCAGGAAGAATTATTCAAAAAACACGCCAGAGAATACGTTAGAATACTGGACTCAAAGCCCATTCAGACCAAGGAGTTGGCCAGAAAAAACAGGAAGGAGAAGAAGGGTTCTTCAGAAATCATCTCTGAAAAGCCCGCAGTTGGGTTTGTTCCCTCTAAAAAAAGTTTTACTATGGGTACAAGCTGACCTGTTACTCTGATGGGAACCTGTTGGCTTTGCTGTCCGTTGATCCGGCAAACAAGCATGATGTGAGTGTTGTCAGGGAAAAGTTCTGGGTGATTGTT belongs to Thermococcus bergensis and includes:
- a CDS encoding ABC transporter ATP-binding protein — translated: MEIGRAHKKYILLLVVLGVISTILSAMVPFYLRNLLDELEMLTLSQILREIGIILGLYTLSTVIYLYAGFISNFAETKAAAWLKRRLFISTLYAENIKPGDALSRIQSDTEIVGRLGMSLIPAVIIEGFSLAMAVFVVFKLNVYLGLLTLITMPIYGFSMRAFVHRLKIASSNEREKYSKTVTAFKEGLDGRLDAKALNAFEYLISRISKNLDEWVEATKKMAFYQTANYGLQSYLSTILPLTILLAGLLLVKKEMAPLSVVIAVFSYLGKVYYPIERFAFLWSAYQRAIPVLNRIWGILEIGESSERSACNPYSFDITLKDVHFSFDDEKEVLRGISAIIPYGKKLGIVGSSGVGKTTLAMLLAGILSPTKGTVSIGGCHPSSILGNSLIYIPSSPHLFTGTVKENIALGMNVNDNDIAKLLELVELGGIDMNTLIEEGGKNLSLGQKQRIALARALVRRPKILILDEATSGIDSETEAKILERLKMMDMTVVVISHRLSTVREMEEIWVLDGGMVTCRGRHNELLQSCQRYRELFREQQKG
- a CDS encoding radical SAM protein, yielding MGTRVFQIKNKYMGFDPLSKTLLILDSKEVEVINKIKRNAPLTLSERQMLSEIQKTLDSKRENVNPIIVPAEINPNMMVLMVSQTCNMKCAYCYACEGTYTKPGILRIELGKRALDIANELGVDTVQFYGGEPLLNFDSIEKLVEYADINGYKFRYGIVTNGTLINRRIADFFTQYDFEVTVSVDGPQVVNDLNRKYKNGKGTYTDIIKGLELLNERSIKLALEVTYARNYIQKYSIRDILSHLSKYSKTFIVGYVLPPVQFQNNIIRDKYALKEAEIEEFLKELVDYLFDKWEEGIPIKEMGVCRILREILDPEYHVKTYICSEMPLRITVFYDGDVYPCHQTYLDRRFYLGNIRDKDFTKLLKERISKVTEHFTMSKLKLHDAWFSNLGDFCRIHLKEKVKGTYVLKYPRAYERAFEHILYNVATRDMKKVIETLGGNIVG
- a CDS encoding IS982 family transposase (programmed frameshift), whose protein sequence is MVVMNFQQEILIIKSEIYPIISKHYPKNTRREVISLYDLITFAILAHLHFGGVYKHAYRVLIEEMKLFPKIRYNKLTERLNRHEKLLLLAQEELFKKHAREYVRILDSKPIQTKELARKNRKEKKGSSEIISEKPAVGFVPSKKKFYYGYKLTCYSDGNLLALLSVDPANKHDVSVVREKFWVIVEEFSGCFLFLDKGYVSRELQEEFLKFGVVYTPVKRENQVSNLEEKKFYKYLSDFRRRIETLFSKFSEFLLKPSRSVSLRGLVVRILGAILAVNLDRLYNFTDGGN